From the Chryseobacterium fluminis genome, the window TATCTGATGTTGCTTTTGCGGCTTCCGAAAAGGGAGCATCACCATAGGTATCAGTAAGCCTTTTCATGATAATAGCCCTGAAAATTTTAGATACCCCAATCATGTTTTCTGCGCTTCCCTGCAGTAATATTTCCGGAGAAGGATTATTAGAATATCCAGAAATAATTTCATTCAGATTATTAATCTGATTTACATAATATCTTGCCCACGCCCCGGGAGTGTCACCATACGTCTGTTCTGTAGTGTAAACCACCTGTGACTGGTATTGGGAAAACAGGATGGGCATCATCTGGTATGCGTTGCTGCCATCGCCTCCATTTTGTCCAAAATTCATAATTGCACCTGCCAATAAAGATTTGTAATTGGCTGAATAGATGGCATACTGGTCTTTATTAAAATCATCACTATAATTTTCATTGTTACATGAAAGAGCAACACCCAAGAGTAGTGAATAAAGCCCTAATTTGTTTAATCTGCTCATAATTTGTTTTTTCATTTTACTATTTTTAAAAATTTATTCTCACATTAACTCCAAAACCTTTGGTGGACGGTAATTGTCCGTTTTCTCCGTAATTTTCAGAAAGCTCTGAAGGGTCAAATCTATGGGTGTTGTCCTTCGAAACGGAAATCAGCCATGGATTTCGTGCTGTTACTCCAACTGACATATTGGAAATTCCGGTATTGGTAAACAGTGATTTTGGCAATTGATAATTCAAAGCTACTTCTCTCAGCTTAACATAACTGGCACTATGAATAAATGGCTCCGCAATTCTATTGGCATGGAATTGTTTAAAATAATCACTGGCCTCAACATAAGTGTCTACCAGTGCTCCTGTAGTGCTTACCCCTGTCACTCTTACTCCTCCTCCGTCAGCAACGGCATCTCTTACGTTATGTCCTCTGTCATTCATAGCAGCGGTTTCTTCCAGTAACCCTCCCGAATTACCCCACTGTTCTGAAAGTGAGAAGAACTTGCCTCCTTTTTGAAAATCAATAGTAAAGCTTAAACTTATTGATTTATAGCTCAATGTATTGTAAAAGCCTCCTGTAAATTCGGGTAATATACTTCCGAAAGCCATATTAGGCTCATATTCATAAAGTCCCTTGGCATTAATGACAGCATTACCGTTTTGATCTCTTTTAATCCCTGTACCATAAAGCTGCCCCCACTCTAATCCTTCTTTTTGGAGTACGGAGACATAACTGAATGAACTGGAGTTTCCATACTGGATAGATTCAAGATTGTCATTCACTTTTAAAATTTTTGATTTATTTACTGCCCAGTTAATTGAAGTGGTCCAGCTAAATCCATTTTTTAAACAGGTCTCCTGAGAGCGACAGCTCTACTCCTTTTCTTCTGGCATTTGCTGAATTGATTAAAATATCCAGTTTTCCTGTAGAAGAAGCTAAAGTTACCGGGATGGGTTCATTTTTTCTGGTTTCATTGTAATAAGTAGCTCCAAAGGAGAGTCTGTTTTTTAAAAATTTTAAGTCTATCCCTATTTCTTTATTTTCATTGAGGGCAGGCTTTAAACCTTTACCAATAATTCGGGTGGGAAACCATGCGGTCTGATATAAATTATTTCCTACCGTTAGAGGTTGATTTCCATTTCTATATTTTGGGTTTGTAAGTGTGGCTGTTAAGTCGGCCGGAATCTGTGCAAAACCTGCTCTTAATTTTAGATAAGTAAGAGTATTATTTTTGGGAAGTAAATTATGCACCAAAACACTGGCTCCTACTGAATAACTTACAAATGAATTATCACTGTTCAAGTAAGCCGAATTAATATCATTCCTTATAGAAGCGTCCACAAAATAAGTATCTTTATACCCTGCTGATGCCGAGGCATATAAAGATTTGTATTGTTGTTTATAATCATAAGGGCTTGCAATAATTGGAATGTTTGTATTTTTAAAATTAAACACATCCGTTGTTAAAAGCCACTGGGTTGTTCCGGTAACACCCATCAACTGCGAATTACCATCCCATCGCCTGTTTGTAATATTAGCTCCGCCAATAGCGGTAAGATCGATTTTATCAAACTTCTTTTGATAAGTCAAGCGTCCTTCATACTGATCTTCGGTATACTGACTTTCACTGATCCCAAAACCGTTAAGCAGCCTCAGGTACCCGCCCGGTGTTGCTGATCCTGTTCCGGACCCGTTCTTAGATAACGAATTCGGCATAAAGTATCGGTTTGTTGATTCGTTCTGTGTCCTTGAAAAAGAAACCCTGGCAGTCAAACCTTTAGCAATCTTATAAGACGGAGCTACAGACAATAATAACGTATTCCGGTCTGTATAATTTCTGAAATTTTTCATCCAGGTATACGGATTGATCCAGAATGCAGGTTTCGCTTTAAAACTTGTAGGTGAATAATCATCGGGGCCCCACCAGTTCCAACTTGCAGAGTACCCCTCCGGAGTTTTTAGATCCTGCAGCTCCCGTAATTTTCTCATATCTATATCCCTACCAAACCACTGGTTAAATGAGCCGGATGTCTGATTGCTGTAACCATCATCAAAATCTCCTGTCACTTTCCCGTCTGAATAATTCACAATCGCATCTACAGAGAATCGATCATTAAATTTATAAGAGCCGTTAAGATTCAGATAATTTCTCTTTAGGGAGGTATACGGAGTGATCCCGTTTTGGTTTAGGTTCGTAAAAGACAGTCTTGCAGTAAATGCTTCATTACCTCCTGCGACAGAAATCGAGTTCTTGTAGGTAAGAGCTTTATCATAAAAGTCTTTTACGTTATTGGGATGTGCTTCGTATTTTGCCGTTTTTCCGAAATAGGGGCTATCTTTCCACCAGGCATACCAGGGAATGTAATCCTGGCCGTCCATTTTTGGGCCCCAGGATTCATCGATATAATTATTATCGCCTGCCAGATATCTTTTTCCATGGAATACTTCCCATTCTGCCGGCATTGTTGCAGGATTAAATACAAAGGTTTTAAAGGATGCATTACCTTCTGCCCCTTGCCCATACTGGTTCTGGAATTTCATCGTCCTTGCCACAATGTCTACAGTGGTCGTAGAGTTGAGTTCTACACTGAGTCTTCGCTTACTTCCTTTCTTTGTTGTCATAACGATCACTCCATACTGAGCCCTCACTCCATACAATGAGGTTGCATTGGGTCCTTTCAGTACATTTACCGATTCAATAATATCCATATCAATCGTATTAGGATCAATGATGACTCCGTCTAATACATAGATAGGATCAGCATCACTCAGTAAACTCACCGCCCCCCTTAATCTTAGCTTACCAGTTTCTCCGAGTTTCGAGCCTGCCTGACCGTTTAATTGTACACCGGCAACTTTTCCGACGATAGAGTTCTTAACATCAACATTCTGTGTTAAATTTAAATCTTTGGCTTTTACTGTTTGATTAGCATACGAAAGAGACTTTTCCTCTCTTTTAATTCCGAGTGCAGTCACTACAACCGCATCGATTTCTTTTGTTTCCACTGTATCTTTCTTCTGTTGCGCTTTTGCGACCGCTATGGAAGAAGTCAACACCAAAACAACAAGACTTGTTGTCAGTTTCTTCATATCAGATAAATTTTTGTATCCCAGCAAATTTGTTAAACTTTCTTAACAAGTCAAAGAAAAAAGAAAAAAAATTACAAAATCATCAATAAAACAAACTAAAAAGTATTAAATACTTAAATAAATACATTAAAAACATTAATATTTAAAATAAACATAACACATTCTATATAAAACAGAATAGCTTTTTTTAATAAATCCTCTTTTGCTCTACCTTAAAAATGTTACAAACTATTGATTTATGACGAATCAATAAACAAACTTATCAATTCAAAGAAACTACCGCTTGCATCAGCACACAAAAAAACCGCCCGAAGGCGGTTTTTTCATATGAATGTTAAAATACTAAAATTTGTTTTGGTATTAATTGATATCCCAGAACAGCTTTGTTGTTGCTTTGTCACCTCCGATTGCACTTGCAGCAGCAGATACATTGGCGTTGTTAGTAACATATTCCTGATCAGAATATGGCATTCTGAAAGGAATACCTCCAATATAAGATGATGGCGGAGCAGTAAGCACAGGATAATCCAATCTTCTTGTAAAGTTCCACGCGGCAAAAGGACTATTCCACATAGCAATCCAACCTTCATAACCGATTGACTGTTTCCAGTTGGCAGCATTGTAAGGATTGGCTAGAACATAAGCATCTGCTTCAGCATCAGAGATCCCGTTTTCTTTCATAGAAGCTTTGACAGCATCTGCATATAACGTTGCTGCTGTTCCCCCGCTTACACTATATCCTCTCTGAGCGGCTTCAGCCTTTAAGAATAAAACTTCAGTGTAACTTAGCAAATTAGCCGGTGCATTACCAGTTAAGAATGTCGGATTTACATGAGAGTTATTTGCAAAAGAGTTTTGCGTTCCGTAAGTACCTCCTTTATATATACCTCCTACTTGAGTAAAGTAAGCTGCTCTTCTAGGATCAGATTTAGCATTCATCGGGTTAACGATCACATTTGACGGAACAAAGTCATTTCGGCCTGCTGCTACCAAATCATCAAATAAAGGATTGGTAAATGTGTTCCCATCAAATCTCAAAGAATAAGAATCTTCTGCTGAAGACAATACACCTCCACTGATAGCGCTTTCTGCGGCAGCTTTGGACGTAGCAGGATCTACATCTGCCAGATTAATGGCGAGCCTGAGTTTTATAGAATTTGCTAATTTAAGCCACTTTGTCATATCTCCTTTATACACCAAATCTTCAGGATAACCTCCCTTCGCTGTATGAATTTTTGCGACTGCTGCATTTAATCTTGAAATAAGGTCCAAATAAATAGTCTTTGCGTCATCATATTTGGGAGATTTGATGGTTTCAGCCTGTAATGCTTCTTTATAAGGAACATTCCCAAACGTATCTACAATGTTTTCCCAGGTGAAAATAGAAGCAATTTCCAAAGTTGCCCATTTATTGTCCACGACTTCAGGATCTGCATTTATTTCATTCGGAAGATCTTTTTTAGCCTGCTCAAGTGGTGCTAATGTATAGACATACATTCTTCTGAAGTGATTTCTAGGTTGGTTTCTAGTCGTCAAATTATAGTTTGTTTCCTGCGTATACGTTGTTTCAGTCCACTGTTGAGTAAAGAAACGGTAGTTATTGAAATTGACACTTCCAGTGTACGTATAATAAAACCCC encodes:
- a CDS encoding TonB-dependent receptor plug domain-containing protein, with the translated sequence MKKLTTSLVVLVLTSSIAVAKAQQKKDTVETKEIDAVVVTALGIKREEKSLSYANQTVKAKDLNLTQNVDVKNSIVGKVAGVQLNGQAGSKLGETGKLRLRGAVSLLSDADPIYVLDGVIIDPNTIDMDIIESVNVLKGPNATSLYGVRAQYGVIVMTTKKGSKRRLSVELNSTTTVDIVARTMKFQNQYGQGAEGNASFKTFVFNPATMPAEWEVFHGKRYLAGDNNYIDESWGPKMDGQDYIPWYAWWKDSPYFGKTAKYEAHPNNVKDFYDKALTYKNSISVAGGNEAFTARLSFTNLNQNGITPYTSLKRNYLNLNGSYKFNDRFSVDAIVNYSDGKVTGDFDDGYSNQTSGSFNQWFGRDIDMRKLRELQDLKTPEGYSASWNWWGPDDYSPTSFKAKPAFWINPYTWMKNFRNYTDRNTLLLSVAPSYKIAKGLTARVSFSRTQNESTNRYFMPNSLSKNGSGTGSATPGGYLRLLNGFGISESQYTEDQYEGRLTYQKKFDKIDLTAIGGANITNRRWDGNSQLMGVTGTTQWLLTTDVFNFKNTNIPIIASPYDYKQQYKSLYASASAGYKDTYFVDASIRNDINSAYLNSDNSFVSYSVGASVLVHNLLPKNNTLTYLKLRAGFAQIPADLTATLTNPKYRNGNQPLTVGNNLYQTAWFPTRIIGKGLKPALNENKEIGIDLKFLKNRLSFGATYYNETRKNEPIPVTLASSTGKLDILINSANARRKGVELSLSGDLFKKWI
- a CDS encoding SusD/RagB family nutrient-binding outer membrane lipoprotein — protein: MKNFKKLLYAGGIVASMFMVNSCQSDITSLNEDPKHPSSVPSGNMLATSMYQGFYYTYTGSVNFNNYRFFTQQWTETTYTQETNYNLTTRNQPRNHFRRMYVYTLAPLEQAKKDLPNEINADPEVVDNKWATLEIASIFTWENIVDTFGNVPYKEALQAETIKSPKYDDAKTIYLDLISRLNAAVAKIHTAKGGYPEDLVYKGDMTKWLKLANSIKLRLAINLADVDPATSKAAAESAISGGVLSSAEDSYSLRFDGNTFTNPLFDDLVAAGRNDFVPSNVIVNPMNAKSDPRRAAYFTQVGGIYKGGTYGTQNSFANNSHVNPTFLTGNAPANLLSYTEVLFLKAEAAQRGYSVSGGTAATLYADAVKASMKENGISDAEADAYVLANPYNAANWKQSIGYEGWIAMWNSPFAAWNFTRRLDYPVLTAPPSSYIGGIPFRMPYSDQEYVTNNANVSAAASAIGGDKATTKLFWDIN